A part of Antechinus flavipes isolate AdamAnt ecotype Samford, QLD, Australia chromosome 6, AdamAnt_v2, whole genome shotgun sequence genomic DNA contains:
- the CTNND1 gene encoding catenin delta-1 isoform X3 — protein sequence MDDSEVESTASILASVKEQEAQFEKLTRALEEERRHVSAQLERVRVSPQDANSIMANGTLTRRHQNGRFVGDADVERQKFSDLKLNGPQDHSHLLYSTIPRMQEPGPIVETYTEEDPEGAMSVVSVETSDDGTTRRTETTVKKVVKTVTTRTIQPVPVGPDGLPMDGSSVSNNYIQTLGRDFRKNGNGGPGPYVGQAGTATLPRNFHYPPDGYSRHYEDGYPGSSDNYGSLSRVTRIDERYRPSMEGYRAPSRQDVYGPQPQVRVGGSSVDLHRFHPEPYGLEDDQRSMGYDDLDYGIMPDYGTARRTGTPSDPRRRLRSYEDIIGEEVPPDQYYWAPLAQHERGSLASLDSLRKGGPPPPNWRQPELPEVIAMLGFRLDAVKSNAAAYLQHLCYRNDKVKTDVRKLKGIPVLVGLLDHPKKEVHHGACGALKNISFGRDQDNKIAIKNCDGVPALVRLLRKARDMDLTEVITGTLWNLSSHDSIKMEIVDHALHALTDEVIIPHSGWEREPNEDSKPRHIEWESVLTNTAGCLRNVSSERSEARRKLRECDGLVDALIFIVQAEIGQKDSDSKLVENCVCLLRNLSYQVHREIPQAERYQEASPNIANNTGPHAASCFGSKKGKGKKPMEDPNTDTVDFPKRTSPARGYELLFQPEVVRIYISLLKESRTPAILEASAGAIQNLCAGRWTYGRYIRSALRQEKALSAIADLLTNEHERVVKAASGALRNLAVDARNKELIGKHAIPNLVKNLPSGQQGSSRNFSEDTVVSVLNTINEVIAENLEAAKKLRETQGIEKLVLINKSGNRSEKEVRAAALVLQTVWGYKELRKPLEKEGWKKSDFQVNLNNASRSQSSHSYDDSTLPLIDRNQKLDKKPDREEIQMSSMGPNMKSSDNYATLNERGDHNRTLDRSGDLGEMEPLKGTPLMQEEGQGSLEEELDVLIMDDEGDQLSYSPMQKI from the exons ATGGACGACTCCGAGGTGGAGTCGACCGCCAGCATCTTGGCCTCTGTGAAGGAACAAGAGGCCCAGTTTGAGAAGCTGACCCGGGCTTTAGAGGAGGAGCGGCGCCACGTCTCAGCGCAACTGGAGCGTGTGCGCGTCTCACCACAGGATGCCAACTCCATCATGGCCAACGGCACCCTCACCCGCCGGCACCAG AACGGCCGGTTTGTGGGCGATGCTGACGTTGAAAGGCAAAAATTTTCAGATTTGAAACTCAACGGACCCCAG GACCATAGTCACCTTCTGTATAGCACCATCCCCAGGATGCAAGAACCAGGGCCGATTGTGGAGACCTACACAGAAGAGGATCCAGAGGGAGCAATGTCTGTTGTTTCTGTGGAGACTTCTGATGATGGGACCACTCGCCGAACAGAGACTACA GTCAAGAAAGTAGTCAAGACCGTGACAACACGAACGATACAGCCAGTCCCAGTGGGACCAGATGGGCTTCCTATGGATGGCTCCTCAGTTTCCAACAATTATATCCAAACCTTGGGCCGTGACTTCCGCAAGAATGGCAATGGGGGACCCGGCCCTTATGTGGGGCAGGCAGGCACTGCCACTCTCCCCAGGAACTTTCATTATCCACCAGATGGCTATAGCCGCCACTATGAAGATGGCTACCCTGGCAGCAGTGACAACTACGGTAGTCTGTCCCGGGTGACTCGAATCGATGAGCGGTACCGTCCCAGTATGGAGGGATACCGGGCTCCAAGTCGGCAAGATGTCTATGGGCCTCAGCCTCAAGTCCGAGTAGGTGGAAGTAGTGTGGATCTGCATCGCTTCCATCCAGAACCTTATGGATTGGAGGATGACCAGCGTAGCATGGGCTACGATGATCTGGACTATGGCATCATGCCCGATTATGGCACTGCCCGCCGCACTGGGACACCGTCCGACCCCCGCCGACGTCTCAG GAGCTATGAAGATATAATTGGTGAGGAAGTGCCCCCAGACCAATACTACTGGGCTCCTCTGGCTCAGCATGAAAGGGGAAGTTTAGCAAGTCTGGACAGCCTGAGAAAGGGAGGCCCTCCACCTCCCAACTGGAGGCAGCCAGAATTGCCAGAGGTGATTGCCATGCTGGGCTTCCGCCTGGATGCTGTCAAGTCCAACGCAGCTGCCTATCTGCAGCACCTCTGTTATCGTAACGATAAAGTGAAGACCGATGTGCGGAAACTTAAGGGTATCCCGGTGTTGGTGGGCCTGTTGGAccaccccaaaaaggaggtgcaCCATGGGGCCTGTGGGGCTCTCAAGAATATCTCCTTTGGTCGTGACCAGGACAACAAGATTGCCATAAAGAATTGTGATGGCGTTCCTGCCCTTGTTCGTCTTCTGCGCAAGGCCCGTGACATGGACCTCACGGAAGTCATCACGG gaACACTTTGGAACCTCTCATCTCATGATTCTATCAAGATGGAGATTGTGGACCATGCACTGCATGCTTTGACAGATGAAGTGATCATCCCACATTCTGGCTGGGAGCGGGAACCCAATGAAGATTCCAAGCCTCGCCATATTGAATGGGAATCGGTGCTCACCAACACAGCTGGCTGCCTTAG GAATGTCAGTTCAGAAAGAAGTGAAGCCCGTCGAAAACTTCGGGAGTGTGATGGGTTGGTGGATGCCCTAATCTTCATTGTTCAGGCAGAGATTGGGCAGAAAGACTCAGACAGCAAG CTGGTGGAGAACTGTGTCTGCCTTTTGCGGAACCTGTCGTACCAAGTCCATCGAGAGATTCCCCAGGCAGAGCGATACCAGGAAGCTTCTCCTAACATTGCCAACAACACAGGGCCTCATGCAGCCAGCTGTTTTGGGTCTAAGAAGGGCAAAG ggaaaaaacccatGGAGGATCCAAATACCGACACAGTAGATTTTCCCAAAAGAACCAGTCCTGCCCGAG GCTATGAGCTTTTATTTCAGCCTGAGGTGGTCCGTATATATATCTCTCTTCTTAAGGAGAGCAGGACTCCTGCCATTTTGGAGGCTTCAGCTGGAGCCATTCAGAATTTGTGTGCTGGCCGCTGGACG TATGGTCGGTATATCCGTTCAGCTCTGCGCCAAGAGAAGGCACTCTCTGCCATCGCGGACCTTTTGACCAATGAGCATGAACGAGTGGTGAAAGCTGCATCTGGGGCACTACGTAATCTGGCTGTGGATGCCCGAAATAAAGAACTGATTG GGAAGCATGCTATCCCCAACCTTGTGAAGAACTTGCCAAGTGGTCAACAGGGCTCTTCCCGCAACTTTTCAGAGGATACTGTGGTCTCAGTTCTGAATACTATTAATGAAGTTATTGCAGAGAACTTGGAGGCTGCCAAGAAACTCCGAGAGACACAGGGCATTGAGAAACTAGTGCTTATCAACAAGTCAGG taaTCGATCAGAAAAGGAGGTTCGGGCAGCAGCACTTGTCTTACAGACAGTCTGGGGCTACAAGGAACTTCGGAAGCCgctggagaaggaaggatggaaaaaatCAGACTTTCAG GTCAATCTAAATAATGCTTCTAGGAGCCAAAGCAGTCACTCTTATGATGATAGCACCCTCCCTCTTATTGACAGGAACCAAAAATTGG ATAAAAAACCTGACCGGGAGGAAATTCAGATGAGCAGCATGGGTCCAAATATGAAATCATCAG ATAATTATGCCACATTGAATGAGAGGGGAGACCACAATAGGACACTGGACCGATCTGGGGACCTGGGTGAAATGGAACCCTTGAAAGGAACACCCTTAATG CAGGAGGAAGGGCAGGGATCACTGGAGGAAGAGTTGGATGTTTTGATTATGGATGATGAGGGGGACCAGTTGTCTTATTCCCCCATG caGAAGATTTAG
- the CTNND1 gene encoding catenin delta-1 isoform X1, translating to MDDSEVESTASILASVKEQEAQFEKLTRALEEERRHVSAQLERVRVSPQDANSIMANGTLTRRHQNGRFVGDADVERQKFSDLKLNGPQDHSHLLYSTIPRMQEPGPIVETYTEEDPEGAMSVVSVETSDDGTTRRTETTVKKVVKTVTTRTIQPVPVGPDGLPMDGSSVSNNYIQTLGRDFRKNGNGGPGPYVGQAGTATLPRNFHYPPDGYSRHYEDGYPGSSDNYGSLSRVTRIDERYRPSMEGYRAPSRQDVYGPQPQVRVGGSSVDLHRFHPEPYGLEDDQRSMGYDDLDYGIMPDYGTARRTGTPSDPRRRLRSYEDIIGEEVPPDQYYWAPLAQHERGSLASLDSLRKGGPPPPNWRQPELPEVIAMLGFRLDAVKSNAAAYLQHLCYRNDKVKTDVRKLKGIPVLVGLLDHPKKEVHHGACGALKNISFGRDQDNKIAIKNCDGVPALVRLLRKARDMDLTEVITGTLWNLSSHDSIKMEIVDHALHALTDEVIIPHSGWEREPNEDSKPRHIEWESVLTNTAGCLRNVSSERSEARRKLRECDGLVDALIFIVQAEIGQKDSDSKLVENCVCLLRNLSYQVHREIPQAERYQEASPNIANNTGPHAASCFGSKKGKDEWFSRGKKPMEDPNTDTVDFPKRTSPARGYELLFQPEVVRIYISLLKESRTPAILEASAGAIQNLCAGRWTYGRYIRSALRQEKALSAIADLLTNEHERVVKAASGALRNLAVDARNKELIGKHAIPNLVKNLPSGQQGSSRNFSEDTVVSVLNTINEVIAENLEAAKKLRETQGIEKLVLINKSGNRSEKEVRAAALVLQTVWGYKELRKPLEKEGWKKSDFQVNLNNASRSQSSHSYDDSTLPLIDRNQKLDKKPDREEIQMSSMGPNMKSSDNYATLNERGDHNRTLDRSGDLGEMEPLKGTPLMQEEGQGSLEEELDVLIMDDEGDQLSYSPMQKI from the exons ATGGACGACTCCGAGGTGGAGTCGACCGCCAGCATCTTGGCCTCTGTGAAGGAACAAGAGGCCCAGTTTGAGAAGCTGACCCGGGCTTTAGAGGAGGAGCGGCGCCACGTCTCAGCGCAACTGGAGCGTGTGCGCGTCTCACCACAGGATGCCAACTCCATCATGGCCAACGGCACCCTCACCCGCCGGCACCAG AACGGCCGGTTTGTGGGCGATGCTGACGTTGAAAGGCAAAAATTTTCAGATTTGAAACTCAACGGACCCCAG GACCATAGTCACCTTCTGTATAGCACCATCCCCAGGATGCAAGAACCAGGGCCGATTGTGGAGACCTACACAGAAGAGGATCCAGAGGGAGCAATGTCTGTTGTTTCTGTGGAGACTTCTGATGATGGGACCACTCGCCGAACAGAGACTACA GTCAAGAAAGTAGTCAAGACCGTGACAACACGAACGATACAGCCAGTCCCAGTGGGACCAGATGGGCTTCCTATGGATGGCTCCTCAGTTTCCAACAATTATATCCAAACCTTGGGCCGTGACTTCCGCAAGAATGGCAATGGGGGACCCGGCCCTTATGTGGGGCAGGCAGGCACTGCCACTCTCCCCAGGAACTTTCATTATCCACCAGATGGCTATAGCCGCCACTATGAAGATGGCTACCCTGGCAGCAGTGACAACTACGGTAGTCTGTCCCGGGTGACTCGAATCGATGAGCGGTACCGTCCCAGTATGGAGGGATACCGGGCTCCAAGTCGGCAAGATGTCTATGGGCCTCAGCCTCAAGTCCGAGTAGGTGGAAGTAGTGTGGATCTGCATCGCTTCCATCCAGAACCTTATGGATTGGAGGATGACCAGCGTAGCATGGGCTACGATGATCTGGACTATGGCATCATGCCCGATTATGGCACTGCCCGCCGCACTGGGACACCGTCCGACCCCCGCCGACGTCTCAG GAGCTATGAAGATATAATTGGTGAGGAAGTGCCCCCAGACCAATACTACTGGGCTCCTCTGGCTCAGCATGAAAGGGGAAGTTTAGCAAGTCTGGACAGCCTGAGAAAGGGAGGCCCTCCACCTCCCAACTGGAGGCAGCCAGAATTGCCAGAGGTGATTGCCATGCTGGGCTTCCGCCTGGATGCTGTCAAGTCCAACGCAGCTGCCTATCTGCAGCACCTCTGTTATCGTAACGATAAAGTGAAGACCGATGTGCGGAAACTTAAGGGTATCCCGGTGTTGGTGGGCCTGTTGGAccaccccaaaaaggaggtgcaCCATGGGGCCTGTGGGGCTCTCAAGAATATCTCCTTTGGTCGTGACCAGGACAACAAGATTGCCATAAAGAATTGTGATGGCGTTCCTGCCCTTGTTCGTCTTCTGCGCAAGGCCCGTGACATGGACCTCACGGAAGTCATCACGG gaACACTTTGGAACCTCTCATCTCATGATTCTATCAAGATGGAGATTGTGGACCATGCACTGCATGCTTTGACAGATGAAGTGATCATCCCACATTCTGGCTGGGAGCGGGAACCCAATGAAGATTCCAAGCCTCGCCATATTGAATGGGAATCGGTGCTCACCAACACAGCTGGCTGCCTTAG GAATGTCAGTTCAGAAAGAAGTGAAGCCCGTCGAAAACTTCGGGAGTGTGATGGGTTGGTGGATGCCCTAATCTTCATTGTTCAGGCAGAGATTGGGCAGAAAGACTCAGACAGCAAG CTGGTGGAGAACTGTGTCTGCCTTTTGCGGAACCTGTCGTACCAAGTCCATCGAGAGATTCCCCAGGCAGAGCGATACCAGGAAGCTTCTCCTAACATTGCCAACAACACAGGGCCTCATGCAGCCAGCTGTTTTGGGTCTAAGAAGGGCAAAG ATGAGTGGTTCTCCAGAG ggaaaaaacccatGGAGGATCCAAATACCGACACAGTAGATTTTCCCAAAAGAACCAGTCCTGCCCGAG GCTATGAGCTTTTATTTCAGCCTGAGGTGGTCCGTATATATATCTCTCTTCTTAAGGAGAGCAGGACTCCTGCCATTTTGGAGGCTTCAGCTGGAGCCATTCAGAATTTGTGTGCTGGCCGCTGGACG TATGGTCGGTATATCCGTTCAGCTCTGCGCCAAGAGAAGGCACTCTCTGCCATCGCGGACCTTTTGACCAATGAGCATGAACGAGTGGTGAAAGCTGCATCTGGGGCACTACGTAATCTGGCTGTGGATGCCCGAAATAAAGAACTGATTG GGAAGCATGCTATCCCCAACCTTGTGAAGAACTTGCCAAGTGGTCAACAGGGCTCTTCCCGCAACTTTTCAGAGGATACTGTGGTCTCAGTTCTGAATACTATTAATGAAGTTATTGCAGAGAACTTGGAGGCTGCCAAGAAACTCCGAGAGACACAGGGCATTGAGAAACTAGTGCTTATCAACAAGTCAGG taaTCGATCAGAAAAGGAGGTTCGGGCAGCAGCACTTGTCTTACAGACAGTCTGGGGCTACAAGGAACTTCGGAAGCCgctggagaaggaaggatggaaaaaatCAGACTTTCAG GTCAATCTAAATAATGCTTCTAGGAGCCAAAGCAGTCACTCTTATGATGATAGCACCCTCCCTCTTATTGACAGGAACCAAAAATTGG ATAAAAAACCTGACCGGGAGGAAATTCAGATGAGCAGCATGGGTCCAAATATGAAATCATCAG ATAATTATGCCACATTGAATGAGAGGGGAGACCACAATAGGACACTGGACCGATCTGGGGACCTGGGTGAAATGGAACCCTTGAAAGGAACACCCTTAATG CAGGAGGAAGGGCAGGGATCACTGGAGGAAGAGTTGGATGTTTTGATTATGGATGATGAGGGGGACCAGTTGTCTTATTCCCCCATG caGAAGATTTAG
- the CTNND1 gene encoding catenin delta-1 isoform X2 — translation MDDSEVESTASILASVKEQEAQFEKLTRALEEERRHVSAQLERVRVSPQDANSIMANGTLTRRHQNGRFVGDADVERQKFSDLKLNGPQDHSHLLYSTIPRMQEPGPIVETYTEEDPEGAMSVVSVETSDDGTTRRTETTVKKVVKTVTTRTIQPVPVGPDGLPMDGSSVSNNYIQTLGRDFRKNGNGGPGPYVGQAGTATLPRNFHYPPDGYSRHYEDGYPGSSDNYGSLSRVTRIDERYRPSMEGYRAPSRQDVYGPQPQVRVGGSSVDLHRFHPEPYGLEDDQRSMGYDDLDYGIMPDYGTARRTGTPSDPRRRLRSYEDIIGEEVPPDQYYWAPLAQHERGSLASLDSLRKGGPPPPNWRQPELPEVIAMLGFRLDAVKSNAAAYLQHLCYRNDKVKTDVRKLKGIPVLVGLLDHPKKEVHHGACGALKNISFGRDQDNKIAIKNCDGVPALVRLLRKARDMDLTEVITGTLWNLSSHDSIKMEIVDHALHALTDEVIIPHSGWEREPNEDSKPRHIEWESVLTNTAGCLRNVSSERSEARRKLRECDGLVDALIFIVQAEIGQKDSDSKLVENCVCLLRNLSYQVHREIPQAERYQEASPNIANNTGPHAASCFGSKKGKDEWFSRGKKPMEDPNTDTVDFPKRTSPARGYELLFQPEVVRIYISLLKESRTPAILEASAGAIQNLCAGRWTYGRYIRSALRQEKALSAIADLLTNEHERVVKAASGALRNLAVDARNKELIGKHAIPNLVKNLPSGQQGSSRNFSEDTVVSVLNTINEVIAENLEAAKKLRETQGIEKLVLINKSGNRSEKEVRAAALVLQTVWGYKELRKPLEKEGWKKSDFQVNLNNASRSQSSHSYDDSTLPLIDRNQKLDKKPDREEIQMSSMGPNMKSSDNYATLNERGDHNRTLDRSGDLGEMEPLKGTPLMQEEGQGSLEEELDVLIMDDEGDQLSYSPMKI, via the exons ATGGACGACTCCGAGGTGGAGTCGACCGCCAGCATCTTGGCCTCTGTGAAGGAACAAGAGGCCCAGTTTGAGAAGCTGACCCGGGCTTTAGAGGAGGAGCGGCGCCACGTCTCAGCGCAACTGGAGCGTGTGCGCGTCTCACCACAGGATGCCAACTCCATCATGGCCAACGGCACCCTCACCCGCCGGCACCAG AACGGCCGGTTTGTGGGCGATGCTGACGTTGAAAGGCAAAAATTTTCAGATTTGAAACTCAACGGACCCCAG GACCATAGTCACCTTCTGTATAGCACCATCCCCAGGATGCAAGAACCAGGGCCGATTGTGGAGACCTACACAGAAGAGGATCCAGAGGGAGCAATGTCTGTTGTTTCTGTGGAGACTTCTGATGATGGGACCACTCGCCGAACAGAGACTACA GTCAAGAAAGTAGTCAAGACCGTGACAACACGAACGATACAGCCAGTCCCAGTGGGACCAGATGGGCTTCCTATGGATGGCTCCTCAGTTTCCAACAATTATATCCAAACCTTGGGCCGTGACTTCCGCAAGAATGGCAATGGGGGACCCGGCCCTTATGTGGGGCAGGCAGGCACTGCCACTCTCCCCAGGAACTTTCATTATCCACCAGATGGCTATAGCCGCCACTATGAAGATGGCTACCCTGGCAGCAGTGACAACTACGGTAGTCTGTCCCGGGTGACTCGAATCGATGAGCGGTACCGTCCCAGTATGGAGGGATACCGGGCTCCAAGTCGGCAAGATGTCTATGGGCCTCAGCCTCAAGTCCGAGTAGGTGGAAGTAGTGTGGATCTGCATCGCTTCCATCCAGAACCTTATGGATTGGAGGATGACCAGCGTAGCATGGGCTACGATGATCTGGACTATGGCATCATGCCCGATTATGGCACTGCCCGCCGCACTGGGACACCGTCCGACCCCCGCCGACGTCTCAG GAGCTATGAAGATATAATTGGTGAGGAAGTGCCCCCAGACCAATACTACTGGGCTCCTCTGGCTCAGCATGAAAGGGGAAGTTTAGCAAGTCTGGACAGCCTGAGAAAGGGAGGCCCTCCACCTCCCAACTGGAGGCAGCCAGAATTGCCAGAGGTGATTGCCATGCTGGGCTTCCGCCTGGATGCTGTCAAGTCCAACGCAGCTGCCTATCTGCAGCACCTCTGTTATCGTAACGATAAAGTGAAGACCGATGTGCGGAAACTTAAGGGTATCCCGGTGTTGGTGGGCCTGTTGGAccaccccaaaaaggaggtgcaCCATGGGGCCTGTGGGGCTCTCAAGAATATCTCCTTTGGTCGTGACCAGGACAACAAGATTGCCATAAAGAATTGTGATGGCGTTCCTGCCCTTGTTCGTCTTCTGCGCAAGGCCCGTGACATGGACCTCACGGAAGTCATCACGG gaACACTTTGGAACCTCTCATCTCATGATTCTATCAAGATGGAGATTGTGGACCATGCACTGCATGCTTTGACAGATGAAGTGATCATCCCACATTCTGGCTGGGAGCGGGAACCCAATGAAGATTCCAAGCCTCGCCATATTGAATGGGAATCGGTGCTCACCAACACAGCTGGCTGCCTTAG GAATGTCAGTTCAGAAAGAAGTGAAGCCCGTCGAAAACTTCGGGAGTGTGATGGGTTGGTGGATGCCCTAATCTTCATTGTTCAGGCAGAGATTGGGCAGAAAGACTCAGACAGCAAG CTGGTGGAGAACTGTGTCTGCCTTTTGCGGAACCTGTCGTACCAAGTCCATCGAGAGATTCCCCAGGCAGAGCGATACCAGGAAGCTTCTCCTAACATTGCCAACAACACAGGGCCTCATGCAGCCAGCTGTTTTGGGTCTAAGAAGGGCAAAG ATGAGTGGTTCTCCAGAG ggaaaaaacccatGGAGGATCCAAATACCGACACAGTAGATTTTCCCAAAAGAACCAGTCCTGCCCGAG GCTATGAGCTTTTATTTCAGCCTGAGGTGGTCCGTATATATATCTCTCTTCTTAAGGAGAGCAGGACTCCTGCCATTTTGGAGGCTTCAGCTGGAGCCATTCAGAATTTGTGTGCTGGCCGCTGGACG TATGGTCGGTATATCCGTTCAGCTCTGCGCCAAGAGAAGGCACTCTCTGCCATCGCGGACCTTTTGACCAATGAGCATGAACGAGTGGTGAAAGCTGCATCTGGGGCACTACGTAATCTGGCTGTGGATGCCCGAAATAAAGAACTGATTG GGAAGCATGCTATCCCCAACCTTGTGAAGAACTTGCCAAGTGGTCAACAGGGCTCTTCCCGCAACTTTTCAGAGGATACTGTGGTCTCAGTTCTGAATACTATTAATGAAGTTATTGCAGAGAACTTGGAGGCTGCCAAGAAACTCCGAGAGACACAGGGCATTGAGAAACTAGTGCTTATCAACAAGTCAGG taaTCGATCAGAAAAGGAGGTTCGGGCAGCAGCACTTGTCTTACAGACAGTCTGGGGCTACAAGGAACTTCGGAAGCCgctggagaaggaaggatggaaaaaatCAGACTTTCAG GTCAATCTAAATAATGCTTCTAGGAGCCAAAGCAGTCACTCTTATGATGATAGCACCCTCCCTCTTATTGACAGGAACCAAAAATTGG ATAAAAAACCTGACCGGGAGGAAATTCAGATGAGCAGCATGGGTCCAAATATGAAATCATCAG ATAATTATGCCACATTGAATGAGAGGGGAGACCACAATAGGACACTGGACCGATCTGGGGACCTGGGTGAAATGGAACCCTTGAAAGGAACACCCTTAATG CAGGAGGAAGGGCAGGGATCACTGGAGGAAGAGTTGGATGTTTTGATTATGGATGATGAGGGGGACCAGTTGTCTTATTCCCCCATG AAGATTTAG